GAAGCGAAAGTGCATCAGGGCGTTCATCATCTGCTCGACGTCGTCGATCAGATCGGAAATGAGGATGACAAATCCCCGCCTCGGCATCGATTCGGCGAGTTCGTGCAGGGGCCTGCCCAAATCGGTGCCTTCGTCCGCGCGCAGTTCATCCAGGGTCGAGTGGATGGCGAGCCACTGGGTGTTCTTCGAACTGGGCGGCAGGTAATTGTGTACGACCTGGTCGAAGGTGACGAGTCCCACCCCGTCCCCCTGCCGCAGTATGAGATACGCCAGGGAAGCCGCGAGATAGGATCCGTATTCGAGCTTGTCCAGTGCTGGGTTCCGCTGGCCGCCGTATCCCATGGACGCGCTGCGGTCGAGTATTATCACGCACTGCAGGTTCGTCTCGTCCTCGTATTCCTTGACGTAGTACCGGTCCGACCGCGCCACGGCTTTCCAGTCCACGTGCCGGATGTCGTCGCCCGGCGTATACTGCCGGTATTCCACGAACTCCACGCCAAAGCCCCGGTACGGGCTCTTGTGGAGGCCGGATACGAACCCTTCGACCACGATGCGGGCGCGCATTTCCATGGAGGAGAGGCTGGAGAGGGTCCTCGGGTCCAGGAAGCGGGGGACTTCGGTCATGTCGGTGCCGATGGCAGGGATGAAGGGTTACATGCCGTGTTTTGTGCCGAATTACATGCCGGATTGCGGCGCCGGAACGGTCTCGAGCAGCCGGTCGACGATGCCCTCGGAGGTGATCTTCTCCGCCTCGGCGTAGAAATTGGTCAGGATCCGGTGCCGCAGGACCGGATGGGCGAGCGCGCGGATGTCGTCGCAGGAAACGTGTCCCCGGCCGTCGAGCAGGGCCCTGGCCTTGGCGCCCAGGATCAGGTACTGGGAGGCGCGCAGGCCGGCCCCCCAGGATACCCAGTTCTTCACGAATTCAGGCGGTTCCTCGCTGGATGGCCTGCTCGCGGATGCCAGGCGAACGGCGTACCGGGCAACCTGTTCGGAGACCAGGACTTCCCGGACCAGGCGCTGGTAATCCCGGACCACCTCGCCCGACAGGACGGTATCGACCGAGACCGTCTCGGCGGAGGTCGTCGTACGGGCCACGGCCACTTCGTCGTCTTCCTCGAGATATTCGATGTGGATGTTGAACATGAACCGGTCGAGCTGCGCCTCGGGCAGGGGATAGGTCCCCTCCAGCTCGATGGGGTTCTGGGTGGCGAGGACGAAGAAGGGTTCGTCCAGCTGAAACGTCGTGCGGCCGGCGGTCACTCGGTGTTCCTGCATGGCTTCGAGCAAGGCGGCCTGGGTCTTGGGCGGCGTCCGGTTGATCTCGTCCGCTAGTACGATGTTGCCGAAGATCGGACCCTTGATGAAAGTCAGCGAGCGCTGTCCCGTAGCCTTGTCCTCTTCCAGGATCTCGGTCCCGGTGATGTCGGCCGGCATGAGGTCCGGGGTGAACTGGATGCGCCGGAACTCAAGGTCCAGCACCTCGGCGAAGGTCTTGATGAGCAGGGTCTTTGCCAGTCCGGGCACGCCGGTCACGAGGCAGTGCCCTCCCGCGAACAGGGCGATCAGCACCTGTTCCAGGACGTCATCCTGGCCGGTGATCACCTTGCGCACTTCGGCCAGTATCTTCTCCCGCCCCTCCTGGAATGCTTCTATGCGTACCTGTCCGGGTCCTTCTTCGGTTGCGTGCTGCGCGGTGCCGCTCGTCGTCATCGGCCGGAATCCTTTCCGTCGGGCGCCTGATCAGGCGTTCCCGTCCAGGGATCTGAAATACGCGATGGTTTTCTTCATGCCTTCTTCGAGGGAGACTTCGGCTTTCCAACCCAGGATCTCCCGCGCCCTTGTCGTGTCGGGGCGCCGCAGCTGGGGATCGTCCTGGGGAAGGGGCCGGAAGACGATCTCGCTGCCGGATCCGCAAAGGCGGATGATGGTGTGGGCGAGTTCGAGGATGGTGATCTCGTTCTCGTTCCCGATGTTCACCGGATCGTGCTCGCCGGATCGCATGAGCCGCACGATGCCTTCCATGAGGTCCTCGTAGTAGCAGAAACTGCGGGTCTGCCGCCCTTCCCCGAAGATCGTCAGCGGTTCTCCCCGAAGCGCCTTGGTGATGAAGGACGGCGCGACGCGGCCGTCCGCGGGTCTCATCCTGGGACCGTAGGTGTTGAAGATCCGGACGATCCGCGTGTCGATTCCGTGTTTCCGGTGGTAGGCCATGGTCAGGGCCTCCGCGAAGCGCTTGGCCTCGTCGTAGACCCCCCTGACGCCGATGGGATTGACGTTGCCCCAGTAACTCTCCGGCTGGGGGTTGACCTGCGGGTCGCCATAGACTTCCGAGGTGGATGCGAGGAAGAAGCCCGCGCCCTTGGATTTTGCCAATCCGAGGGCGTTGTGGGTACCCAGAGCGCCGACCTTCAGAATCTGGATCGGGACGCGCTCGAAGTCGATCGGGCTCGCAGGACTGGCGAAGTGCATGACGAAGTCCACCTCGCCTTCGATGTCCAGGTATTTTGAAACGTCCCGCTGGAGATAGGTGAATCCTTCTTTTTCCAGGTTATGGGAGATGTTCACGGTCCGGCCCGTGATCAGGTTGTCCACGGCGACGACCCGGTGACCGTCCGCCAGCAGACGGTCGCACAGATGGGATCCCAGAAAACCCGCACCACCGGTTACGACAACGCGCAAGGACGTTTCCTTTGCGTGGTATGTAAGGTCACGGAAACCTGCAGGATAAAGGTGGAAAATACGGAGATTTCACTTCGCATGTCAAGCGCTCTTTTGACGCCGGATCTCCCTGTTGACAGGCTCTTTTTTCACTCCTATAATCTTGTTGGAAACCAGTGCGGATTCGATCTTCATCGCTGGTGCGGGGCGGCCTGCACAACCGTATCGGCCACAGAGGTTGTAGGAACGACTCCCAGGGTATCATGGCGAAAAGCTACAGGGCGCTGACCGAATCAGACGTAGACCATTTCATCCGACGAGGCCATGTCGTCCTGCGGGACTGTTTCTCACGGGAACTGGCCGTCGAATGGCGCGCGTTGGCGTTCAGTCGTCTCGGCTACGATCCCGATGATGCCGCGACCTGGGAGGAACCACGCATGCATCTTCCATCGATGAACCGGGTTCCGATACGCGAAATCGCGCCGAGGGCATGGGACGCCATCTGCGACCTGCTGGGCGGTAAAGACCGGCTGGCAGATACCCAGACGTCCTGGGGAGATGGTTTTATCATCAACTTCTCCTATGGTGCGGACGAGATATGGGAACCACCGGAAACCCTTAGCCGGGGCTGGCACAAGGACGGTGATTTCTTCCGGCACTTCCTGGACAGTCCGGAGCAGGGATTGTTGACAATCGTCGTATGGTCCGACATACTACCCAGAAGCGGCGGCACGTTTGTCGCCTGTGATTCGGTGCAGCACGTCGCGCGGCATCTTTACGAAAATCCACAGGGTCTGCTACCCAGCGGCAATTTCGGCCATCTGGTTTCAAATTGCAGGGACTTCGCGGAAATTACGGGCAACGCGGGAGACGTCCTGCTGTTGCATCCGTTCATGCTGCACTCCGCGTCCCGCAACCCGTCAGGCCGTGCGCGCTTTATCACCAATCCTCCGGTCGCGCTTAAGGAACCGATGGATTTCAATCGCGACGATCCCGAAGATTTCTCTCCGGTGGAACGGGCCGTCCTCTCGGGACTGGGCAGAGAACGCCTGGACTTCAAACCGGCCGCGCCGCGGGAGCGATTGGTGCCCGAACGTGTCAGACGGCAACAAGAGATGCTTGCAGCACAGAAAAAACGACTCGCCATGGGCTAACGCTTACCTCAGGAGACGGCTATGTTCGCAGACCTTCGGGACCAGGCAACGGTGCGCAGAGGCGATGAACTCGTGCGTCACCTCGGTAGTTTTCCGCTCGAATTGAAGATCTCGGCCGGCGTCTGGTTCTTCTCGCCGTCCCAGATCCGTTTCCACGAAGCCTACATGGAACCCTATTCCATCGAGGAACGCCTGGACATCGCCGGCGAACTGGCGGAATACGGCCTGTGCGGCATCGAGGCCCACTATCCCAATGAGATCAACGAGGACAACGCCCATCTCTACCAGCAACTGGAAAAGGACACGGGCGTGCGGCTGATCACGGTGATCCCCAACCTCTTCTGGGATGCGCAGTTCGAATTCGGTTCCCTTTCCTCCCCGGTGCCCGAGGCGCGCCGCGCCGCCATCGACCGGGTGATCGAGACGCTGCGGATGAACCGGGAACTGGATACGGACTTCATGGTCGTGTGGCCCGGCGGCGACGGCTACGAACTCAATTTCGGGACCGATTTCTACGCCATGTGGGACCTCTTCGAGTCGGGCCTGGCCGAGGCGCTGGACGCCGTGCCCGGGATCCGGACGGCCATCGAACCCAAGCCCTACGAGCCCCGGGGGAACAATATCTACCGGAACACCACGGACGGCATCCTGATGGCCCAGAACGTGGACGAGCGGCTCCGGGCCCCCGAGAACCGGGCGCTGATCGACGAGGGACACGCCATCGTCGGCCTGAATCCGGAACTCGGCCACGTCCTGATGGGCTTCGAGGATTTCCCCTATGCCCTGAGCCGCATCCTCCGGCAGGGCAGGCTGGCCCACACGCACTGGAACAGCCAGCCCCTGGGCAATTACGACCAGGACCTGCAGGTCGGCATCGTATCGCCGGAGCAGATCTTCGCCGGCATGTACGCGCTGAAGATGTACGGCTACCGGGGTTACATGGGCATCGACATCTTCCCGGAGCGCATCCCCATCCGGCAAGCCCTCATCAATTCCATCGACCGCATGAAGGCCATCGCTGAAATGACCGAACGGGTGGACCACGAACTGGTCGTGGCCTGCATGGAGCGCCCCGATCTCAACCGGGGCGTCATCGAAGCCCACCTGACCCGGCTCTTCCATCCTACCTCGACTGGATTGAGCGCCATGCCGGCGTACCGGAAGGGCCAGGGATAGGGCCCAGGTCAGGGTAGCCGTTTCCTTCCGGCAACTTCCGGCCCTCGAAGGCGTATAATCCCGAAACACAGCCCACAGGCAGACGGGGGGAGAAATGCCAGATACCATACGGGTCGCCGGCGTGCAGATGGACCTGAAACTCGCCGCGACCGAGCAGAATCTCACCAGGGTCTTCGACGCCATGCAGACGGCCTCCCGCGCGGGAGCGGACCTGGCCGTGTTTCCCGAATGCGCGCTGACCGGGTACTGTTTTTACGACCTGGAGGAAGCCCGGGCGTACGCCCAGCCCGTGCCCGGGCCTTACACCGAGCGCCTGGAACGGCATTGCCGGGATCTCGAACTACACATCATCATCGGCCTGCTGGAAGCGGATGGGTCAAGTATATACAATTCAGCGGCCTTCATCGCGCCCAACGGGCTGATCGGCCACTACCGCAAGATCCACCTCCCCTATCTCGGGATCGACCGTTTCCTTTCCCCCGGCGACCGCCCTTTTCGCGTGTATGATTCGGATGTGGGCCAGATCGGGCTCAATATCTGTTATGACGCGGCGTTTCCGGAGAGCGCCCGCGTGATGATGCTCCATGACGCGGAACTGATCGCCCTGCCCACCAACTGGCCGGTCGGCGCGGACTGCAACACCGAGTTCGTGGTCAACACGCGCGCCTTCGAGAACCGCGTCAATTACATCGCCGTGAACCGGGTCGGGCGGGAGCGCGGGACCAACTTCATCGGACAGAGCAAGATCGTCGATTTCACCGGGCGCACGCTGGCCGAAGGAGACCGGTCCCGCGAGGAGATCATCTTCGCCGACCTGGACCTTGCCGGCGCTCGCGAGAAGCACATCGTGAACGTGGCCAAGGCCTATGAACTCGACCGCCTGGAAGACCGCCGGGTGGAGTTCTACGGACCCATCGTCGAGGGAGAAAAACCTTGACAGAACGGACCCCCAGAACTTAGGTTGTCCGGGGTACAGGGCCTGGAGAATACGAGGCCGCCGTACATGAGGAGGGCAGGTGCTGCCTTGCTGGGTTGTTCGGGCCAAGCGGACCGGCACGATGGAATACGGCGTGGCGCTGTCTCTTCAGCGGAGTCTGCTCGCGGCGCGTCGTTCCGGCCTGATAGACAACGTGCTCCTGTTGCTCGAACACCCTCCCACGTACACGATCGGTCGTCGGCTGAGAGCCAGCGAACACCTGCTCTACGGGGAAGAAACGCTCCGGACCCGTGGCATTCGGGTCTACGAAACCGACCGGGGCGGAGACATCACCTGCCATGGCCCCGGCCAGCTGGTGGGGTACACAATCTTCGATATCGCGGCATGGTACCAGGACGTCTATCGGTATCTGCGCGATCTCGAGGCCGCGATCATCGGGTGTCTGGGGGATTTCGGCATCGAGGGACGCCGCCTGGAGGGGATTACCGGGGTCTGGGTGGACGAAAGTAAGGTCGCGGCCCTGGGCATCAGGGTCAGCTGGTGGATCGCCATGCACGGGTTTTCCGTGAACGTGCGTCCCGACCTCTCCCTGTACGAGGGAATCGTCCCGTGCGGTATCGCCGACCGCGAGGTCACCTCGATGGAGCGGCTGCTCGGACGGCCGGTATCGATGGAGGAGGTGGAGAAAAGCCTGCTCCGGAACCTTGGTGACGTCTTCGGCATGGCTTTCGAGGAGACGAGCCTGCCCGAATTGCAGCAGAGACTATGATCAGTACACGCCACACCGCACCCTGGAGGCGTTATGAACGTTGAGACCGCCCCCGCCCTGTCCGACCCCGACCTTGCAGCGTCCGACCTGGACGATCTCGGCCTCGGCCGGGAAGACTACCGAACTCTCTACCATACCATGCGCCTTCAACGGGAATTCGAAGAGCGTGTATACCGTCTCTTCCGGCAGGGCCGGCTCGTGGGCGCGGCCTACGCCGGCGCGGGACACGAGGCCATCGCCGCGGGAAGCGCTTACGCCCTGGGAGACGCGGACATCCTGGTCCCCATGCACCGGGTGATCGGGGCTCATTTCCTACGCGGGCACACCGCGCGGGACATGATGTGCCAGTACCTGGGCCGGGCCAACGGACCGACCGCCGGCAAAGACGGCAACATGCACTGCGGCAACTGGGACCACCACATCGTCGGGATGATCAGCCACCTCGGCGCGAACATACCCGTGGCCGCGGGCGTGGCGCTGGCCAGCAAGATCCGCGGCGGCGGGGCGGTCTCCCTGACCTACATCGGCGAAGGCGGCTCGAGCATCGGCGATTTCCACGAAGGACTCAACTTCGCGGCCGTGCACCGGCTGCCCATGGTGCTGATCGTCGAGAACAACAAGTTCGCCTACTCCACGCCCACCCGTTACGAGTACGCCTGCGAACACATCGTGGACCGGGCCCGGGGTTACGGCATCGCCGGCGCGCTGGTGGACGGCACGGATGTCCGCGCCGTGTACAAGGCGACGCGGGACGCCGTGGATCTCGCACGGGAGGGGGGCGGTCCGACCCTGATCGAAGCCCGCTGCACCCGGCTGCTCGGCCACGCCCAGCACGACGACGCCTTCTATGTCCCCAAGGACATCATGGAGGACGGGTGGAACAACGATCCGGTCACGAAGGCCGAGAACCTCCTGCTGGAAAGGAAGTACTTCACCCGCGAGGAGATCGACGGGATCCAGGTAGAAGTCAAGGGCATCGTCGACGACGCGGTCGATTACGCGGAACAGAGTCCCCTGCCCGAACCCGAAGAAGCGCTCCAGGGCGTCTACGCGGACTGATGTCCCCAACAGGAACCTGCCCATGCCGCCCGTAACCTACCTTGAAGCCATTTCGTCCGGACTCCGCGAAGAAATGGAACGGGATGAAAGCGTCTTCTGCCTCGGCGAGGATATCGGCGTCTATGGCGGGGCCTTCAAGATCACGAAGGGGTTCCTGGACGATTTCGGTGAGGACCGCGTGATCGACGCGCCCGTCGCCGAATCCGTGATCATCGGCGCGGCCATGGGCGCGGCGCTCATGGGCATGCGGCCCGTGGCCGAAATGCAGTTCGCCGACTTCATCACCTGCGGGTTCAACCAACTGGTCAACAACGTGGCCAAGACCCACTACCGCTGGGGCGCCGCGGTACCCCTCGTGGTGCGGTGCCCCTCGGGGGCCATCGGCAATGCCGGTCCCTTCCATTCCCAAAACCCTGAGGCCTGGTTCTGCAAAGTGCCCGGCCTCAAGGTCGTAGCGCCGGCCACGACCTACGACGCGAAAGGCCTGCTCAAGTCTTCGATCCGCGACAACAACCCGGTACTGTACTTCGAGCACAAGGGCCTGTACCGGTTTCCCCGGATCCGGGAAGAAATACCTGAAGAGGACTATACCGTACCCATCGGCAAGGCGGCAGTCCGCCGGGAGGGTGTCGACGCGACGATCGTAACTTACGGCAAGATGGTTTTTCACAGCCTGGACGCCGCGGAAACGCTGGCCGGCGAGGGGGTCGAGACGGAAGTGATCGATCTGAGGTCGCTGCTGCCCTACGACAAGCAGGCCATCCTCGAGTCCGTCCGGAAGACGAACCGGCTCCTGGTCGTCCATGAAGATACGCTGACCGGCGGCTTCGGCGGTGAAATCGCCGCGGTGGTGGCCGAGGAAGCCTTCGAGCATCTCGACGCGCCGGTCCGCAGGCTGGCGGCCATCGACACGCCCGTCCCCTTCAGTCCGCCGCTGGAGGAATACTTCCTGCCGAACACGGAGAAGGTGACCGCGGCCCTGAGAGAGCTACTGGCCTACTGACCGTCAGGCACGCATCGTTCGGTACCTATCGTCAGGCACTGAGAGGAAACGCTAAGTGAACATCGTTATGCCCAGGCTCGGCGAAAGCGTGGAAGAAGGAACGGTCATCCGCTGGCTGAAGAAAGTCGGCGATCCGATTGAGCGCGACGAGTCCGTGGTGGAGATCACCACCGATAAGATCGACACGGACATCCCTGCCATCGCGGGCGGCGTGCTGAGCGAGATCCGGGTGGCCGAGGGAACGACCGTGGCCATCGGAGAAGTCATCGGTGTCATCGATACGGGGGATGACGATGCCGACGGACCGGGCGGACCAGGCGGACCGGGTGAAACCGAGGCAGCCGAGCAGGCCGGTGATTCCGGTGGAGAAGTAGAGACAATTGAGGCTGATGAACTGACTCAGGCCGCGGAGGCTGGCGACGGCGGGCCATTGAAGCGCCGGCGTTCCGAGCGGTTTTACTCCCCCCTCGTGCTGCGCATCGCCCGGGAAGAGCGTATAGACATGGCCACGCTCGAGTCTCTGGAAGGAACCGGCAAGGGCGGCCGGTTGACCCGGGACGACCTGCTTTCCTACCTGGAACGGCGCGCGTCGCGCATTCCCGAAGCGGCCGCGGAACAGGAAGACGAATCGGAATTCGTATCGGTTTCCCGTCCGGCCGGCACCGAAGAAGCCCGTGTCGTGAACCTGGACACCCTGCGCAAGACCATCGCCAAGCACATGGTCCTCAGCAAGCAGGTGTCCCCCCACGTGACCTCCGTGTCGGAAGTCGACATGACCCACGTCGTCCGCTACCGGGACGAGGCCAGGGAGCGGTTCCAGCAGAAGACCGGCATCCGGCTGACGCTGACCCCGTTCTTCATCACCGCCATCGTCGACGCCCTGCGGGCGAACCCCATGCTGAACGCCACGATGGACGGCGACCGGGTGTTGCAGTGGAAGCACGTGAACATGGGGTTGGCAGTCGGATTGGAAAAAGGCGTCGTCGTACCGGTGATCCGCCACGCGGACGAGATGGACTTCTCGGAAATCGCCGCGGCGGCCCACGACCTGGCCAAGCGGGCCCATGACCGCAAGCTGACCCCGGACGACCTGCAGGGCAGCACGTTCACCCTGACGAACCCGGGCATGTGGGCCACCCTTTTCGGCACGCCGATCATCAACCAGCCCGAGGCGGGCATCATCGCCACCGGAAGCGTCAAGAAGCAGGTCGTCGTGCAGGCGGACGATTCACTGGCCATCCGGTCCATGATGTTCCTGAGCCTGTCCTTCGACCACCGGTTCATCGACGGCCTCAACGCGGCCCGGTTCATCCGGGACATCACGCAGAACCTGGAGTCCTTCGATACCGACCGGGTCGGGGTCTGACCCGGCGGCCCGGAAATGACGCCCGAACCCGGCTTCCTGCATATCGGCACGATGGGATGGACCTACAGGGACTGGCTTGGATCCTTCTACCCCCGCGACGCCGACCGCAAAGTCCTCCTGCAGCACTACGCCCGGGTCTTTGACGCCCTCGAAATAGACAGTACCTTCCACTTCATCCCCAGGCCGGAGGTGGTGACGTCCTGGCACGACCGCACCCCGGGGACGTTCCGCTTCACGGCCAAACTTCCCGGCGAGATCACCCATGAAAGGGGCCTGGTCGACACGGAGGACCTGTTGACCCCGTTCCTGGCCAGCATGGCCCTCCTGGGGGAGCGTCTCGGCTGCGTGCTCGTTCAGCTTCCTCCCGGATTCCGGTGCAACAAAGAGACGTTCAGCCGGGTGGGATCATTCCTGAAACTGTTGCCCGCCAGCGACTTCCGCTTCGCCTTCGAGTTCAGGCACGGGTCATGGATCAAGGCGGAGGTGTTCGACCTGCTCCGGACGCACGGCGTGGCCTGGACCATGCAGGACCATCCCAGAATCATGCCGATCGTGCCCGAGATCACCGCGGATTTCACCTATATCCGATGGATGGGCAATACGGAGGACCCGCGCATCGGCCACTTCCGGGAATCCGTCGTGGACCGCACCCAGGAGCTCATCAAGTGGGCGGAACGGCTGAAGCGCGACATCCTCCCCCGGGTCGACACGCTGTACGGGTTTTTCAACAACTACTATTCCGGTCATTCACCCACGGACTGCAACCGGATGAAAAGGCTGCTCGGACTGGACACGGCCGCCCCCGATTTCGACCGTCAGTTGAGCCTGTTCTGAAATGGGTTGCGCCATGGGAAAATCACTCGTGATCGGATCGATCCTGCTGGCATTGTGCGCCTGCGCGGCGGACGCTCCGCTGGACGAAGACGAGATAAGGCTCACGCTCTGGACCCAGGACTACTGGGTCGGCGTCACCGGCCACGAACTGGACGGCGTCCCGCTGGATGACCCGCGGCGGGCGCAGTACACCGTCAAGGACTGGTACAACAAGGTCGCTCACGACTTCAAGGCCTTGTATCCGAACCGGAAGATCCGCATCCACATCGAAACGCTCGACTGGACCAGCGGG
The window above is part of the Gemmatimonadota bacterium genome. Proteins encoded here:
- a CDS encoding SDR family oxidoreductase; amino-acid sequence: MRVVVTGGAGFLGSHLCDRLLADGHRVVAVDNLITGRTVNISHNLEKEGFTYLQRDVSKYLDIEGEVDFVMHFASPASPIDFERVPIQILKVGALGTHNALGLAKSKGAGFFLASTSEVYGDPQVNPQPESYWGNVNPIGVRGVYDEAKRFAEALTMAYHRKHGIDTRIVRIFNTYGPRMRPADGRVAPSFITKALRGEPLTIFGEGRQTRSFCYYEDLMEGIVRLMRSGEHDPVNIGNENEITILELAHTIIRLCGSGSEIVFRPLPQDDPQLRRPDTTRAREILGWKAEVSLEEGMKKTIAYFRSLDGNA
- a CDS encoding AAA domain-containing protein yields the protein MTTSGTAQHATEEGPGQVRIEAFQEGREKILAEVRKVITGQDDVLEQVLIALFAGGHCLVTGVPGLAKTLLIKTFAEVLDLEFRRIQFTPDLMPADITGTEILEEDKATGQRSLTFIKGPIFGNIVLADEINRTPPKTQAALLEAMQEHRVTAGRTTFQLDEPFFVLATQNPIELEGTYPLPEAQLDRFMFNIHIEYLEEDDEVAVARTTTSAETVSVDTVLSGEVVRDYQRLVREVLVSEQVARYAVRLASASRPSSEEPPEFVKNWVSWGAGLRASQYLILGAKARALLDGRGHVSCDDIRALAHPVLRHRILTNFYAEAEKITSEGIVDRLLETVPAPQSGM
- a CDS encoding thiamine pyrophosphate-dependent dehydrogenase E1 component subunit alpha; the encoded protein is MNVETAPALSDPDLAASDLDDLGLGREDYRTLYHTMRLQREFEERVYRLFRQGRLVGAAYAGAGHEAIAAGSAYALGDADILVPMHRVIGAHFLRGHTARDMMCQYLGRANGPTAGKDGNMHCGNWDHHIVGMISHLGANIPVAAGVALASKIRGGGAVSLTYIGEGGSSIGDFHEGLNFAAVHRLPMVLIVENNKFAYSTPTRYEYACEHIVDRARGYGIAGALVDGTDVRAVYKATRDAVDLAREGGGPTLIEARCTRLLGHAQHDDAFYVPKDIMEDGWNNDPVTKAENLLLERKYFTREEIDGIQVEVKGIVDDAVDYAEQSPLPEPEEALQGVYAD
- a CDS encoding alpha-ketoacid dehydrogenase subunit beta, encoding MPPVTYLEAISSGLREEMERDESVFCLGEDIGVYGGAFKITKGFLDDFGEDRVIDAPVAESVIIGAAMGAALMGMRPVAEMQFADFITCGFNQLVNNVAKTHYRWGAAVPLVVRCPSGAIGNAGPFHSQNPEAWFCKVPGLKVVAPATTYDAKGLLKSSIRDNNPVLYFEHKGLYRFPRIREEIPEEDYTVPIGKAAVRREGVDATIVTYGKMVFHSLDAAETLAGEGVETEVIDLRSLLPYDKQAILESVRKTNRLLVVHEDTLTGGFGGEIAAVVAEEAFEHLDAPVRRLAAIDTPVPFSPPLEEYFLPNTEKVTAALRELLAY
- the lipB gene encoding lipoyl(octanoyl) transferase LipB, with protein sequence MLPCWVVRAKRTGTMEYGVALSLQRSLLAARRSGLIDNVLLLLEHPPTYTIGRRLRASEHLLYGEETLRTRGIRVYETDRGGDITCHGPGQLVGYTIFDIAAWYQDVYRYLRDLEAAIIGCLGDFGIEGRRLEGITGVWVDESKVAALGIRVSWWIAMHGFSVNVRPDLSLYEGIVPCGIADREVTSMERLLGRPVSMEEVEKSLLRNLGDVFGMAFEETSLPELQQRL
- a CDS encoding TIM barrel protein, with protein sequence MFADLRDQATVRRGDELVRHLGSFPLELKISAGVWFFSPSQIRFHEAYMEPYSIEERLDIAGELAEYGLCGIEAHYPNEINEDNAHLYQQLEKDTGVRLITVIPNLFWDAQFEFGSLSSPVPEARRAAIDRVIETLRMNRELDTDFMVVWPGGDGYELNFGTDFYAMWDLFESGLAEALDAVPGIRTAIEPKPYEPRGNNIYRNTTDGILMAQNVDERLRAPENRALIDEGHAIVGLNPELGHVLMGFEDFPYALSRILRQGRLAHTHWNSQPLGNYDQDLQVGIVSPEQIFAGMYALKMYGYRGYMGIDIFPERIPIRQALINSIDRMKAIAEMTERVDHELVVACMERPDLNRGVIEAHLTRLFHPTSTGLSAMPAYRKGQG
- a CDS encoding 2-oxo acid dehydrogenase subunit E2 yields the protein MNIVMPRLGESVEEGTVIRWLKKVGDPIERDESVVEITTDKIDTDIPAIAGGVLSEIRVAEGTTVAIGEVIGVIDTGDDDADGPGGPGGPGETEAAEQAGDSGGEVETIEADELTQAAEAGDGGPLKRRRSERFYSPLVLRIAREERIDMATLESLEGTGKGGRLTRDDLLSYLERRASRIPEAAAEQEDESEFVSVSRPAGTEEARVVNLDTLRKTIAKHMVLSKQVSPHVTSVSEVDMTHVVRYRDEARERFQQKTGIRLTLTPFFITAIVDALRANPMLNATMDGDRVLQWKHVNMGLAVGLEKGVVVPVIRHADEMDFSEIAAAAHDLAKRAHDRKLTPDDLQGSTFTLTNPGMWATLFGTPIINQPEAGIIATGSVKKQVVVQADDSLAIRSMMFLSLSFDHRFIDGLNAARFIRDITQNLESFDTDRVGV
- a CDS encoding DUF72 domain-containing protein; the protein is MTPEPGFLHIGTMGWTYRDWLGSFYPRDADRKVLLQHYARVFDALEIDSTFHFIPRPEVVTSWHDRTPGTFRFTAKLPGEITHERGLVDTEDLLTPFLASMALLGERLGCVLVQLPPGFRCNKETFSRVGSFLKLLPASDFRFAFEFRHGSWIKAEVFDLLRTHGVAWTMQDHPRIMPIVPEITADFTYIRWMGNTEDPRIGHFRESVVDRTQELIKWAERLKRDILPRVDTLYGFFNNYYSGHSPTDCNRMKRLLGLDTAAPDFDRQLSLF
- a CDS encoding DUF58 domain-containing protein; its protein translation is MTEVPRFLDPRTLSSLSSMEMRARIVVEGFVSGLHKSPYRGFGVEFVEYRQYTPGDDIRHVDWKAVARSDRYYVKEYEDETNLQCVIILDRSASMGYGGQRNPALDKLEYGSYLAASLAYLILRQGDGVGLVTFDQVVHNYLPPSSKNTQWLAIHSTLDELRADEGTDLGRPLHELAESMPRRGFVILISDLIDDVEQMMNALMHFRFKGHEVLVFHIVDREELTFPFSETARFDDPETGERITVAPSAIRADYLAAVEEFMESIRTGCAKIQVDYERMETDRPLDFALYSYLSRRMVKR
- a CDS encoding carbon-nitrogen hydrolase family protein; the protein is MRVAGVQMDLKLAATEQNLTRVFDAMQTASRAGADLAVFPECALTGYCFYDLEEARAYAQPVPGPYTERLERHCRDLELHIIIGLLEADGSSIYNSAAFIAPNGLIGHYRKIHLPYLGIDRFLSPGDRPFRVYDSDVGQIGLNICYDAAFPESARVMMLHDAELIALPTNWPVGADCNTEFVVNTRAFENRVNYIAVNRVGRERGTNFIGQSKIVDFTGRTLAEGDRSREEIIFADLDLAGAREKHIVNVAKAYELDRLEDRRVEFYGPIVEGEKP